The Allocatelliglobosispora scoriae genome contains a region encoding:
- a CDS encoding cupin domain-containing protein — MRIIEGAGAWTPPVGAANDWVEHLRVADLSVGTYCIPAGGLDDQSPHTEDEIYVVTAGRATIVTPSGTAEVGPGAVVFVPAGEEHRFVEVTEDLALLVVFGPAYGSRAPR, encoded by the coding sequence ATGCGGATCATCGAGGGTGCCGGGGCGTGGACGCCGCCGGTCGGTGCGGCCAACGACTGGGTCGAGCACCTGCGGGTCGCGGACCTGTCGGTGGGGACATACTGCATTCCGGCCGGCGGGCTCGACGATCAGAGCCCGCACACCGAGGACGAGATCTACGTGGTCACCGCCGGGCGGGCCACGATCGTGACACCGAGCGGCACGGCCGAGGTCGGTCCCGGTGCGGTCGTCTTCGTGCCTGCGGGCGAGGAGCACCGGTTCGTCGAGGTGACCGAGGACCTGGCCCTGCTGGTGGTGTTCGGCCCCGCGTACGGTTCGCGAGCTCCGCGCTAG
- a CDS encoding discoidin domain-containing protein, with protein sequence MKMRAVAFVLVAGLGIACGTSDLADDAEVVVSGVLAAANGTPASGVGVVLVPRPHGLDALAEVAASVTSIGIVCLTKQVALCKGTRRTTTAADGTYRFAMKGKDAKTLLGNPVGVVLTAAAPSGARVESTFELSEAAVSLPRIAFWEPAGLSVSPGPRSIAYSWPGFANTPKPQGYRLLVTESAQTLWSQDTGVSGKLDARVVADAQAELHAVAVTRQNGFTIEHHSPSVPLAGMAGAPPSRGSDCSVAGRDGAAPLSPCPLTDGAYAASFPAQSCTPPSQSPAGTSSGCPANTWITVDLGEPRPISAVVLHGLAISADPEIRTSDDGVRWTKRARHGNAEYALLMIKPPVTARYVRLQSADPSAAISFLAELSIWP encoded by the coding sequence ATGAAGATGCGCGCCGTGGCCTTCGTTCTCGTGGCCGGACTCGGGATCGCCTGCGGCACCAGCGACCTCGCCGACGACGCGGAGGTCGTGGTCTCCGGCGTGCTGGCGGCGGCGAACGGCACTCCGGCCTCGGGAGTCGGCGTCGTGCTGGTCCCGCGACCTCATGGGTTGGACGCGCTGGCCGAAGTCGCGGCGTCCGTGACCAGCATCGGCATCGTGTGCCTGACCAAGCAGGTGGCCCTGTGCAAAGGCACGCGCCGCACGACGACTGCCGCCGACGGCACGTATCGGTTCGCGATGAAGGGCAAGGACGCCAAGACGCTCCTCGGCAACCCGGTAGGGGTGGTTCTCACCGCGGCGGCACCCTCGGGCGCGCGGGTCGAGAGCACGTTCGAGCTGTCCGAAGCGGCGGTCTCGCTGCCACGGATCGCCTTCTGGGAGCCCGCCGGGCTTTCCGTGTCGCCGGGGCCGCGATCCATCGCGTACTCATGGCCAGGGTTTGCGAACACACCCAAGCCGCAGGGCTACCGCCTGCTGGTCACCGAATCGGCGCAGACGCTCTGGTCCCAGGACACCGGCGTCTCCGGCAAGCTCGATGCGCGTGTTGTCGCCGATGCTCAGGCCGAGCTCCACGCGGTCGCCGTGACCAGACAGAACGGTTTCACGATCGAGCACCACAGCCCGTCGGTTCCCCTGGCCGGCATGGCGGGAGCTCCCCCCTCCCGCGGCAGCGACTGCTCCGTGGCCGGCCGCGACGGTGCGGCACCGCTGTCGCCGTGCCCGCTGACCGACGGGGCGTACGCCGCCTCCTTCCCCGCCCAGTCCTGCACCCCGCCGTCGCAGTCGCCGGCCGGGACCTCATCGGGATGCCCCGCCAACACGTGGATCACGGTCGACCTCGGCGAACCGAGACCGATCTCAGCGGTCGTGCTCCATGGTCTCGCCATCTCGGCCGACCCTGAGATCCGCACCAGCGACGACGGTGTCCGATGGACGAAGCGTGCTCGGCACGGGAACGCCGAATACGCGCTCCTCATGATCAAGCCACCCGTGACGGCACGGTATGTCCGCCTCCAATCCGCCGACCCCTCGGCCGCCATCTCCTTCCTCGCCGAGCTGTCCATCTGGCCGTAG
- a CDS encoding TetR/AcrR family transcriptional regulator → MASPDTRTQILDAAERLFAEHGYRGTSVRAITDLAGANLAAVGYHFGSKAELLAAVVRRVIEPITAAQSAGLDLLLARTPDPLVTELVEAFAGPLFDEMPVGDEGGARTSRLIVTIISDPAEEARSWTGPAEDAVRDRYLAAFGRALPDLPPEELWFRMRGILAVTAVDRVQVYHQRPPASLSPVAGDAARRWAISFLAAAMSAPPTVPLPR, encoded by the coding sequence ATGGCGTCACCCGACACCCGTACGCAGATCCTCGACGCGGCCGAGCGCCTCTTCGCCGAGCACGGCTACCGCGGTACCTCGGTTCGCGCGATCACCGACCTCGCCGGAGCGAACCTGGCCGCCGTCGGCTACCACTTCGGCTCGAAGGCGGAGCTGCTGGCCGCGGTCGTCCGCCGCGTGATCGAGCCCATCACCGCAGCGCAGAGCGCCGGGCTCGACCTGCTGCTCGCCCGGACCCCGGACCCGCTCGTCACCGAACTGGTGGAGGCGTTCGCGGGGCCGCTCTTCGACGAGATGCCGGTCGGCGACGAGGGCGGCGCCCGCACGTCCCGGCTGATCGTGACGATCATCAGCGACCCGGCCGAGGAGGCGCGCAGCTGGACCGGCCCGGCCGAGGACGCCGTCCGCGACCGCTACCTGGCGGCATTCGGGCGCGCACTGCCCGACCTCCCGCCGGAGGAGCTGTGGTTCCGGATGCGGGGGATCCTCGCCGTGACGGCCGTCGACCGCGTCCAGGTCTACCACCAGCGCCCCCCGGCGAGCCTGTCCCCGGTGGCGGGCGACGCGGCGCGGCGCTGGGCGATCTCGTTCCTGGCCGCGGCGATGAGCGCGCCGCCGACCGTCCCGCTGCCGCGTTGA